The Vitis riparia cultivar Riparia Gloire de Montpellier isolate 1030 chromosome 3, EGFV_Vit.rip_1.0, whole genome shotgun sequence genome includes a region encoding these proteins:
- the LOC117911836 gene encoding benzoate carboxyl methyltransferase-like — MVLQGLVPEAKLDSFNLPYYGPTAEEVRRLIEAQGSFTLNRLEVFNMEWDPNMNRDEGFDEQESGKLVSDMLRAVGEPMLKHHFGLEIMDDLFSRVTEKIIDCIVTEKWQSTNLIVSLTRKGA, encoded by the exons ATGGTGTTACag GGGTTGGTCCCAGAGGCAAAGCTGGACTCATTCAATCTGCCATATTATGGGCCTACTGCAGAGGAAGTGAGGAGGTTGATTGAGGCACAAGGATCTTTTACTCTCAACAGACTTGAAGTTTTCAATATGGAGTGGGATCCCAACATGAACAGGGACGAGGGGTTTGACGAGCAAGAAAGTGGAAAACTTGTCTCAGATATGCTGAGAGCAGTGGGAGAGCCCATGCTGAAACATCACTTTGGACTAGAAATTATGGATGATCTGTTCAGTAGGGTTACTGAGAAGATAATTGACTGCATAGTGACAGAGAAATGGCAGTCCACTAATCTAATCGTTTCCTTGACAAGGAAGGGTGCTTGA